TTTGCTATTTTATGTCCTTTTTCTACTAAACTTTTCCCTATACCTTTTTTTTGAAATCTTGGTAATACTGCTAATGGTGCTAAAGCTAATAAGGTTTCATTTCCTACTTTTACTTTTGTAAAAAGTATATATCCTACTATCATACCTTTAAATTTTGCAGTTAAAGATAACTCTTTTATAAATGCATCACTCTTTAATAGATCTTTTACCAATTTATGTTCATTGTGATCTGAAAACTTTTCTCTAATAAATGTTTTTTGTACCATTTCACAGACTAAATCCTCTTCTGTCATCTTTTTATATTTCTTTTTTTGAAAAATATAAACTGCTAAACTTCCTAGAACAAAAAATAGTACTCCTAATATTACGTTCATATTCCCCCTCCTAATTTTTTTATTATATATTTATATATACCATAATAGCAAATAGAAATCCTTTTTCCAAGTTGTTTTTAATTTACATTTTTTTATTTAACTGTTATACTGTGAAAAATACATTATTGGGAGGTTTTATCTTGAAAGCTTTGATTGTTGTTGATATTCAAAATGATTTTTGTGAAGGAGGATCTTTAGCTGTTAAAAATGCAGCTAGTATTATTCCAATAGCTAATAGGGTTATTAGTTATTTTGCTAAAAACAATGATTTTATTGTTGCCACAATGGATTGGCATCCATCTAACCACAAAAGTTTTGCTAAAAACTCCAACGGTATTGTAGGGGAGCTTGGCACTCTAAATAATCTCCCACAAATTTGGTGGCCTGAGCATTGTGTTCAAGAAAGTTTTGGAGCTGATTTTCATCCGAATCTTATAAAAATTGAAAATATTATTTATAAAGGAACTAATCCTGAAATAGATTCTTATAGCGGATTTTTTGATAATGGAAAATTAAAAAATACAGAACTTTTAAATCTTTTAAAAGCCAATAATATCTCTGAACTTTTTGTATTAGGTCTAGCTACAGATTATTGTGTTAAATATACTGTTTTAGACGCCTTAGAACTAGGATTTAAAGTTAGTGTTATTGAAGATGGATGCAAAGGTGTAAACTTATCATCAGAAGACTCTTTTAAAGCACTTAAAGAAATGGAAAAAAAAGGTGCAAAAATAATAAAAAGTGACGATTTAATATAATCGTCACTTTATTTTTTAAAACTCTTCTAATCTTCTTTCATACATATAATTACTAAAAGTAATATCATAAACTTGTAATACTTCTAGATAATCTCTAAATAAAGATTTTACAAGAAGTGGAATCTCATCTATTGGTAAAATTAAATTTGGAATTTCAAATGCTAATGATTGAATAGATTCTGTTAGAATACCTCCCATGTAAACTTGCATACAATCTACTAATTTATCATTTATCTTCTTTTTTAATCCTATAAATCCTAATGGTGCCACAGGCACTCCAGCACAAGAACTAGGACATCCTGAAATTCTAATATTTTTTGCTTCTTTAAATATTATTTTTCTATATTGAGGAAATTCTTTTGCAAGATCATCTAATTCGTCTCCTATTTCGTCAGCTATCGAAGCTGAATCTTGAACTCCAATCATACAAACTTTTGCCCCAACACACGCTCTAATTTGTCCTCTTATAGATATAGTTTGTGTTACTATTTCTGGAATTTGTTCATTTAAATATTTATAAATATAAGGAATAGCTGATCTATGAACTAA
This genomic window from Cetobacterium sp. NK01 contains:
- a CDS encoding GNAT family N-acetyltransferase is translated as MNVILGVLFFVLGSLAVYIFQKKKYKKMTEEDLVCEMVQKTFIREKFSDHNEHKLVKDLLKSDAFIKELSLTAKFKGMIVGYILFTKVKVGNETLLALAPLAVLPRFQKKGIGKSLVEKGHKIAKDLGYKGVVVLGHPDYYKKFGYEPASKWGINCPIEVPDENFMAIELYPGALSNVKGLVEYPKEFGIN
- the pncA gene encoding bifunctional nicotinamidase/pyrazinamidase, producing MKALIVVDIQNDFCEGGSLAVKNAASIIPIANRVISYFAKNNDFIVATMDWHPSNHKSFAKNSNGIVGELGTLNNLPQIWWPEHCVQESFGADFHPNLIKIENIIYKGTNPEIDSYSGFFDNGKLKNTELLNLLKANNISELFVLGLATDYCVKYTVLDALELGFKVSVIEDGCKGVNLSSEDSFKALKEMEKKGAKIIKSDDLI